The Nocardioides marmorisolisilvae genomic interval CCTGTCCGTGATCGACGGCCTCTACGCCGCCGGCGCCTGCGCAGTGAACATCGCCCAGGACGGCAAGGGCTACGCGTCGGGGACCCAGTTGGCCGAGGGCTCCTACTTCGGGCGGCGGACAGGCCGACGCGCCGCGGGTCGCTAACCTCGCCGCATGAACCGGCTGCAGGTCGCCCAGCGCGCGAACGTCCCGCCCTTCCACGTGATGGACCTGCTCGCTGCGGCGACCGAGCGGCAGCGCACCCACGGCGACCTCTGCAACCTGGTCGCCGGCCAGCCGTCCACAGGCGCACCCCGGGCGGTGCGCGAGGAGGCGAAGCGGCTGCTGGACCAGGAGCTGCTCGGCTACACCGTAGCGACTGGGATCCGCGAGCTGCGCGAGGCGATCGGCGCACACCACCGCCGTCGCAGCGGCATCGAGGTCGACGCCGATGACGTCGTGGTCACGACGGGATCCTCGGGCGGCTTCCTGCTGGCGTTCCTGTCCGCCTTCGAGGCGGGCGACCGGGTGGTGATGGCGAACCCCGGCTACCCCTGCTATCGGAACGTGCTCACGGCACTGGGCTGCGAGGTGGTCGAGGTCGACTGCGGACCTGAGACTCGCTTCCAGCCGACGCTCGCACAGCTCCAAGCCGTCGAGGGCCCGGTCGCCGGCGTCCTCATCGCGTCACCGGCCAACCCCACCGGCACGATGATCGACCCTGCCGAGCTCGCCTCGATCGCGCGGTGGTGCGAGCAGACCGGGGTGCGGCTGATCAGCGACGAGATCTACCACGGCATCCAGTACGGCGACGCAGCGGTCGCGTCCGCGTGGCAGACCTCGCGGACCGGCATCGTCTTCGGTTCGTTCTCGAAGTACTTCTCGATGACCGGCTGGCGGATGGGCTGGATGCTGGTGCCGGAGGAGCTGCGCCGCCCGGTCGACGTGCTCACCGGCAACTTCACCATCTGTCCCCCTGCGCTCGGGCAGTACGCCGCACTGGCCGCCTTCACCCCGGAGTCGTACGCCGAGCTCGACGGCCACGTCGCGAGGTATGCCGGCAACCGAGGCCTGCTGCTCGAGGGCCTCGCCGGCCTCGGTCTGGACAGGCTTGCCCCTGCAGACGGAGCGTTCTACTGCTACGCCGACGTCGGCGAGCTCACCCACGACGCGTACGCCTGGTGCCTGCGGCTGCTGGCCGAGACGGGCGTCGCGATGGCCCCGGGCATCGACTTCGACACCCGTGCCGGAAGCCGGTTCGTGCGGATGTCGTTCGCGGGCAGCGCTGCGGAGATCACCGAGGCGCTCGAGCGGCTGGGACGCTGGCTCTAGCCTCCATCGCCGCGGTCAGCATCGCCACGAGGTCGTCGACGAAGCGCTGGTGCGCCACTCGCTGTCGGCCGCCCGCCTCGACGGACCGGGCACGCTCGGCGAGGGACGCGGTCAGGAACGTGACCAGTGCGCCGACCCTCTCGCGGGCAGCCTGTCGGGTCAGCCGGTCGCGCAGCACCTCCTCGAGCCGGGCCAGCTGAGCGGCCAGCACGGTTCCCGAGATCGCGAGCGCGGGCCGGCCGGCGCGTACCCCCGAATAGCCCGCGAGCTGCTCGGTGATGCGCAGGAAGTCTCGGCCGCTCGGGGACAGCAGCCGTGCAGCCGTGGGGCCGACGACCAGGTCGACCACCTCGGCGAGGTCCGCGTTCGGTAGCCGCGCCATGCTCGCCGCGCGTGCGTCCTCCATCGCCGCCATGTGCTTGTCGACGATGGCACGGAGCAGCCCTTCGCGAGATCCGAAGTGGTAGCCGACCGCGGAGTCGTTGGCCTGGTGCGCCTCGCCCACGATGTCCGCGAGCCGGGCCCCGCTCACCCCATCCCGGGCGAAGCGCCGCTCCCCTGCACGGACGAGGAGCTCTCTGGTGCGGGTTGCGTCGCGTGGCATGGCGCCCGATACTAACAAATGTTGTTAGTAACGGACCTCGTTGAGACAAGGGGTGGAAGAGGAT includes:
- a CDS encoding pyridoxal phosphate-dependent aminotransferase codes for the protein MNRLQVAQRANVPPFHVMDLLAAATERQRTHGDLCNLVAGQPSTGAPRAVREEAKRLLDQELLGYTVATGIRELREAIGAHHRRRSGIEVDADDVVVTTGSSGGFLLAFLSAFEAGDRVVMANPGYPCYRNVLTALGCEVVEVDCGPETRFQPTLAQLQAVEGPVAGVLIASPANPTGTMIDPAELASIARWCEQTGVRLISDEIYHGIQYGDAAVASAWQTSRTGIVFGSFSKYFSMTGWRMGWMLVPEELRRPVDVLTGNFTICPPALGQYAALAAFTPESYAELDGHVARYAGNRGLLLEGLAGLGLDRLAPADGAFYCYADVGELTHDAYAWCLRLLAETGVAMAPGIDFDTRAGSRFVRMSFAGSAAEITEALERLGRWL